One genomic window of Bacillus mycoides includes the following:
- a CDS encoding endonuclease MutS2 has translation MNTMTFEKLQYNELMEIVKSYCVSGLGKELLNKLEPSTSIKVVRNRLNETTEARAIVDAEGHVPFFGISNIASTIQKLEKGMILDPAELVSVSDFLRGCRKIKKFMLDKEFFAPVLASYANSMTEFKSIEEEINFSIKGNSIDAAASKELKRIRNNIDSVDGKIKERLTKFLNSSANKKYIQEFFISKKDDRYTIPIKSTYKNQVAGSIVEASAKGSTVFIEPHTVTKLNAELASWKAEEAMEEYQILATLSGMILENIYHIKINMELISQYDMVFAKAKFSKSIDGIEPKLNDHGHIHLVNCKHPLLTGQVVPLNFEIGQEYRSLIITGPNAGGKTIVLKTIGLLTLATMSGLHIAGDKETEIAIFENVFVDIGDNQSIENALSTFSSHMKNLSEIMRMSNNNTLLLFDEIGSGTEPNEGAALAISILEEFYLTGCITIASTHYGEIKRFSEMHGDFMNAAMQFNSETLEPLYKLVIGKSGESNALWIANKMNVKEHVLQRAKGYMGNKEYAIEKVNESKIRKPKFVQEKRENDYEYKIGDRVNLLDHDDFGIIYKEKDNFYNVVVYYNGEFVEVNVKRITLEVAAKELYPEGYDLNTLFVDYKERKMQHDIERGSKKALRKIEKEIRKNRG, from the coding sequence ATGAATACGATGACTTTTGAAAAGTTACAATATAACGAATTAATGGAAATAGTGAAATCTTATTGTGTAAGTGGTTTAGGTAAGGAATTATTAAATAAATTAGAGCCGAGTACGAGTATAAAAGTAGTGAGAAATCGCTTAAATGAAACGACAGAAGCACGAGCTATAGTAGATGCAGAAGGGCATGTGCCTTTTTTCGGAATATCCAATATCGCTAGTACAATTCAAAAATTAGAAAAAGGGATGATTTTAGATCCAGCAGAGTTAGTGAGCGTTTCAGACTTTTTACGTGGGTGTCGAAAGATTAAAAAGTTTATGCTAGATAAAGAATTTTTTGCGCCAGTATTAGCTTCTTATGCAAATTCAATGACTGAATTTAAAAGTATTGAAGAGGAAATTAACTTTTCAATTAAAGGAAATAGCATTGATGCAGCGGCTAGTAAAGAGTTAAAACGAATTCGAAATAACATTGATTCTGTAGATGGAAAAATAAAAGAACGTTTAACGAAGTTTTTAAATAGTAGTGCAAATAAGAAGTATATTCAGGAATTCTTTATTAGTAAAAAGGATGATCGATATACGATTCCAATCAAATCTACCTATAAAAATCAAGTTGCAGGAAGTATTGTTGAAGCATCTGCAAAAGGTTCTACTGTATTTATAGAACCACATACGGTTACAAAATTAAATGCGGAACTAGCAAGTTGGAAAGCAGAAGAAGCGATGGAAGAGTATCAAATTTTAGCGACTTTATCAGGAATGATATTAGAAAATATTTATCATATAAAAATTAATATGGAACTGATTAGTCAATATGACATGGTATTTGCGAAAGCGAAGTTTAGTAAAAGTATCGATGGAATAGAACCGAAGTTAAACGATCATGGTCACATTCATTTAGTGAATTGTAAGCATCCGCTTTTAACAGGGCAAGTTGTACCGTTAAATTTTGAAATCGGTCAAGAGTACCGTAGTTTAATTATTACAGGACCGAATGCGGGCGGGAAAACGATTGTGTTAAAAACAATTGGACTTTTAACATTAGCGACAATGTCTGGCTTGCACATCGCTGGAGATAAAGAAACGGAAATTGCTATTTTCGAAAATGTGTTTGTAGATATAGGTGATAATCAAAGTATTGAAAATGCACTAAGTACATTTTCATCTCATATGAAAAATCTGTCTGAAATTATGAGGATGTCAAATAATAATACGTTACTACTATTTGACGAAATAGGAAGCGGCACAGAACCAAATGAAGGTGCGGCGCTTGCGATATCTATTTTAGAAGAATTTTATCTAACGGGATGTATTACAATTGCGAGTACGCATTACGGAGAAATTAAACGGTTTTCAGAAATGCATGGTGATTTTATGAATGCGGCAATGCAGTTTAATAGTGAAACGTTAGAACCGCTTTATAAGTTAGTAATCGGTAAATCTGGTGAAAGTAATGCACTTTGGATTGCAAATAAAATGAATGTAAAAGAACATGTACTGCAAAGAGCGAAAGGGTATATGGGAAATAAAGAATACGCTATAGAAAAAGTGAATGAAAGTAAAATTAGAAAACCGAAATTCGTGCAAGAAAAAAGAGAAAATGACTATGAATATAAAATCGGTGACCGTGTGAATTTATTGGATCATGATGATTTTGGTATCATCTATAAGGAAAAAGATAATTTCTATAATGTCGTTGTATATTATAACGGTGAATTCGTTGAAGTGAATGTAAAACGTATTACTTTAGAGGTAGCGGCGAAAGAATTATACCCAGAAGGATATGATTTAAATACACTATTTGTCGATTATAAAGAAAGAAAAATGCAACACGATATTGAGCGCGGATCGAAAAAAGCGCTTCGTAAAATTGAAAAAGAAATTAGAAAGAATAGAGGATAA
- the amyS gene encoding alpha-amylase, whose product MLKRIMVVCLLFILLFPNIYEGNKAEAATINNGTLMQYFEWYAPNDGNHWNRLRSDAENLAHKGITSVWIPPAYKGTSQNDVGYGAYDLYDLGEFNQKGTVRTKYGTKAQLKSAIEALHKQSIDVYGDVVMNHKGGADYTETVTAVEVDRNNRNIEVSGDYEINAWTGFNFPGRGDSYSNFKWKWYHFDGTDWDEGRKLNRIYKFRGIGKVWDWEVSSENGNYDYLMYADLDFDHPDVVKEMKNWGTWYANELNLDGFRLDAVKHIDHEYLRDWVNHVRQQTGKEMFTVAEYWQNDIQTLNNYLAKVNYNQSVFDAPLHYNFHYASTGNGNYDMRNILNGTVMKNHPALAVTLVENHDSQPGQSLESVVSPWFKPLAYAFILTRAEGYPSVFYGDYYGTSGKSSYEIPALKDKIDPILTARKNFAYGTQRDYLDHPDVIGWTREGDGVHANSGLATLLSDGPGGSKWMDVGKNNAGEVWYDITGNQTNTVTINKDGWGQFHVNGGSVSIYIQQ is encoded by the coding sequence ATGTTGAAAAGGATTATGGTAGTCTGTTTATTGTTTATTTTACTTTTTCCTAATATATATGAGGGGAATAAGGCGGAAGCAGCAACGATAAACAATGGAACATTAATGCAGTATTTTGAGTGGTACGCTCCGAATGATGGGAATCATTGGAATCGTTTGCGTTCTGATGCTGAAAATTTAGCCCATAAAGGAATTACATCTGTATGGATACCACCTGCATATAAAGGGACTTCACAAAATGATGTAGGATATGGAGCGTATGATTTATATGATTTGGGGGAATTCAATCAAAAAGGAACGGTGCGGACGAAATATGGGACAAAAGCACAGTTGAAATCTGCAATTGAAGCTTTACATAAGCAAAGCATAGATGTGTATGGTGATGTAGTTATGAACCATAAAGGTGGGGCTGATTATACTGAAACCGTAACAGCTGTAGAGGTAGACCGAAACAATCGAAATATTGAAGTGTCAGGTGATTATGAAATTAATGCATGGACGGGGTTTAACTTTCCAGGACGCGGAGATTCTTATTCTAATTTCAAATGGAAATGGTATCATTTTGACGGAACGGATTGGGATGAAGGAAGGAAATTAAATCGAATTTATAAATTTAGGGGTATAGGTAAAGTGTGGGACTGGGAAGTGTCTAGCGAGAATGGGAATTATGATTATTTGATGTATGCAGATCTTGATTTTGATCATCCTGATGTTGTGAAGGAGATGAAAAATTGGGGAACGTGGTATGCGAATGAATTAAATTTAGATGGCTTTCGTTTAGATGCTGTTAAACATATTGATCATGAATATTTACGCGATTGGGTAAATCATGTCAGACAGCAAACAGGGAAAGAAATGTTTACAGTAGCTGAATATTGGCAAAATGACATCCAGACTTTAAACAATTATTTGGCGAAAGTCAATTATAATCAATCTGTATTTGATGCACCGCTTCATTACAATTTTCATTATGCTTCAACAGGAAATGGGAATTATGATATGAGAAATATTTTAAATGGGACAGTAATGAAAAATCACCCTGCACTCGCAGTTACTCTCGTTGAGAATCATGATTCACAGCCTGGGCAGTCATTGGAATCTGTAGTAAGTCCGTGGTTTAAACCGTTGGCATATGCATTTATTTTAACACGTGCAGAGGGCTATCCTTCAGTTTTTTATGGTGATTACTATGGGACAAGCGGAAAGAGTAGTTATGAAATTCCAGCGTTAAAAGATAAAATTGATCCGATTTTGACGGCACGAAAAAACTTTGCATATGGTACGCAGCGTGATTATTTAGACCATCCAGATGTGATTGGCTGGACAAGAGAAGGTGATGGTGTACATGCCAATTCTGGTTTAGCGACATTACTCTCAGACGGACCAGGAGGATCAAAGTGGATGGATGTTGGAAAGAATAACGCTGGGGAAGTATGGTACGATATTACGGGTAATCAAACAAATACTGTAACAATTAATAAAGATGGATGGGGGCAGTTCCATGTAAATGGAGGCTCTGTTTCAATATATATTCAGCAGTAA
- a CDS encoding arylamine N-acetyltransferase family protein — MTNFQKQFFARLNIKNKEIVSFKDLPSIMYAMSQSVPFENLNILENNFTEISKENLEQKILLNNRGGLCYELNPTMYYFLKDSKFDVHLVSGTVYNNANSIWAVDSGHIATVLKYHNELYLIEVGFGSYLPLAPVPFSGEVVHSVTGDYRIRKETTEKGNYILEMRKNNEFLDQSSTNDWTVGYAFHLEEVNVEKANAAQKIIVEHEGSPFNKVPLTVKLTENGHASLTKDNLTIAKNGKKTKETVTEEQYKNLLHSTFGITLNF; from the coding sequence ATGACAAACTTTCAAAAACAATTTTTCGCACGATTAAATATAAAGAATAAAGAAATAGTTTCTTTTAAAGATTTACCTAGTATTATGTATGCAATGTCACAATCTGTCCCTTTTGAAAACTTAAATATTCTCGAAAACAACTTTACAGAAATATCAAAAGAAAATCTTGAGCAGAAAATTTTATTAAACAACCGTGGCGGCCTTTGTTATGAACTCAATCCGACTATGTATTACTTCCTTAAAGACTCTAAATTCGATGTTCATCTCGTTTCAGGAACAGTTTATAACAATGCAAACTCTATATGGGCTGTGGATTCTGGACATATCGCAACAGTTTTAAAATATCATAATGAACTTTACTTAATTGAAGTTGGATTCGGATCATACTTACCTCTTGCACCTGTCCCTTTCTCAGGTGAAGTCGTTCACTCCGTAACAGGAGATTATCGTATTCGCAAAGAAACGACTGAAAAAGGCAATTATATTTTAGAAATGCGTAAAAATAATGAGTTTCTAGATCAATCTTCTACTAATGATTGGACAGTAGGTTATGCATTTCACTTGGAAGAAGTAAATGTGGAAAAAGCAAATGCAGCACAAAAAATTATCGTTGAACATGAGGGTTCCCCTTTTAATAAAGTACCTCTTACTGTAAAACTGACTGAAAATGGGCATGCCTCTTTAACGAAAGATAACCTTACAATAGCGAAAAACGGTAAAAAAACGAAAGAAACAGTTACAGAAGAGCAATATAAAAATCTTTTACATTCAACGTTTGGCATTACATTAAACTTTTAA
- the pepF gene encoding oligoendopeptidase F — MTELKDRLQVADKEKWNLTDIYHTIEDWESDFHKIEVLTNELHKFNGNIHDGNSLLAYLTKSEEISSIISLMFAYARLQSDLDTRDTDAQSLVDKVSQLHVKVSAAKSFFSPFLLSVDENTLHSYIEETEGLHYYKEDLFELYRYKKHVLNKDQEEILSQMGEALSSPQHTFGMLNNADIIFGEVTTDDGEKVNLTRGMYSKLIEDENREKRKEAYKAYYKPYVQLKNSIASTLSAAIKNNVTVSKLRKYPSALEKSLFGDMVPKEVYENLIDTTKKNIQSLHTYNELRKEKLNVDELRQYDLSVDLVKGVKQDIPYDEAFDIMIASLAPLGEEYIETLKSFKDKRYIDVRETPGKRSGAYNFGVYGVHPFILLNHHDDLNSLFTLTHECGHGMHTHYSHGYQPRISAHYTIFVAEVASTVNEVLLIHYLLKEAKETNVRNHLINYFIDSFKGTFFTQIMFAEFEKTTHEMAEQGKPLNAQVFSEIYEKLFREYNGDSIVFDEEVKYGWSRIPHFYRPFYVYKYATGFASAIQIADKLLSGDPNAQKNYIEFLKGGSSDYPLNLLKKAGVDLTTPAPIESALNRFAQLVEEFSAL; from the coding sequence ATGACAGAACTTAAAGATCGACTACAAGTAGCTGATAAAGAAAAATGGAATTTAACGGACATTTACCATACAATTGAAGATTGGGAAAGCGACTTTCATAAAATTGAAGTATTAACGAATGAACTACACAAGTTTAACGGAAATATTCACGATGGCAATAGTTTATTAGCTTATTTAACAAAGAGTGAAGAAATATCTAGCATAATATCTTTAATGTTCGCTTATGCAAGACTACAATCTGATCTTGATACACGCGATACTGACGCTCAATCCCTTGTCGATAAAGTATCACAATTACACGTGAAAGTAAGTGCGGCTAAATCTTTCTTTTCCCCATTCTTGCTTAGTGTAGATGAAAACACATTACATTCTTACATAGAAGAAACAGAAGGCTTACACTATTATAAAGAAGACTTATTTGAGCTATACCGTTATAAAAAACACGTTTTGAATAAAGACCAAGAAGAGATTTTATCACAAATGGGTGAAGCACTCTCCTCCCCGCAGCATACATTTGGCATGTTAAATAATGCAGATATAATTTTTGGTGAAGTGACTACTGATGATGGAGAAAAAGTAAACTTAACACGTGGAATGTATTCAAAGTTAATAGAAGATGAGAATCGTGAGAAACGTAAAGAAGCTTATAAAGCTTATTACAAGCCATATGTTCAGTTGAAAAACTCTATTGCTTCTACTTTATCTGCAGCTATTAAAAATAATGTTACTGTTTCAAAGCTAAGAAAATATCCATCTGCTTTAGAAAAATCGTTATTTGGCGACATGGTTCCGAAAGAAGTATATGAAAATTTAATCGATACGACGAAAAAAAACATTCAATCATTACATACGTATAATGAACTTAGAAAAGAAAAATTAAATGTAGATGAACTAAGACAATACGACTTGAGTGTTGATTTAGTAAAAGGTGTAAAACAAGACATTCCATACGACGAAGCATTTGATATAATGATCGCGTCACTAGCTCCTTTAGGTGAAGAATATATCGAAACATTAAAAAGCTTTAAAGATAAACGCTATATAGACGTGAGAGAAACACCAGGAAAACGTTCTGGCGCTTATAATTTTGGTGTATACGGTGTTCATCCTTTCATTCTTTTAAATCATCACGATGATTTAAATAGCCTTTTCACTCTTACTCATGAATGCGGTCACGGTATGCATACGCATTATTCACACGGATACCAACCAAGAATTTCTGCACACTACACTATCTTTGTTGCAGAAGTCGCTTCTACCGTAAATGAAGTGTTATTAATTCACTATTTATTAAAAGAAGCGAAAGAAACGAACGTACGTAATCATTTAATTAACTACTTTATCGATAGCTTTAAAGGTACCTTCTTTACACAAATCATGTTTGCAGAATTTGAAAAAACTACACATGAAATGGCCGAGCAAGGTAAACCATTAAATGCCCAAGTCTTTAGCGAAATTTATGAAAAGTTATTTAGAGAATATAATGGAGACTCCATCGTATTTGACGAAGAAGTAAAATATGGCTGGTCTAGAATCCCTCATTTCTACCGTCCATTTTACGTTTACAAATACGCAACGGGCTTCGCCTCTGCAATCCAAATCGCCGATAAATTATTAAGCGGCGACCCAAATGCCCAGAAAAACTATATTGAATTCCTTAAAGGTGGAAGTTCTGACTATCCATTAAACCTACTGAAAAAAGCTGGTGTTGATTTAACTACACCAGCACCGATTGAAAGTGCGTTGAATCGTTTTGCTCAACTTGTTGAAGAGTTTTCAGCATTATAG
- a CDS encoding agmatine deiminase family protein: MRNMENSLFYMPAEWGKHEGTWLQWPHDRTHRGEGYRAKLDDIWVTMAKELHYGENVHIVVYDEEEKVHVQSKLIEAKVNMVKIDFLIQETDDIWIRDNGPIFVKNKEGDFSLTHWIFNGWGNKYPHEKDAVIPEKISEMYSIPKVESSVCLEGGGIEINGNGTLMAAKTSIINENRNPTLSQEEIEMELTKYLGVTNFIWITGIRGEDNYDEDTDYHIDGAARFVNENTILYEYDPFGEGESYLLEAHEKHYQELRQARNIDGNPFQLIPVPVTRKVVKEADCKGSYLNFYIGNEVVLVPIYGDEHDKLGLQIIEGQFPGRRVVGVYVNELYAYGGMIHCVTQQHLE; encoded by the coding sequence ATGAGAAATATGGAAAATAGTTTGTTTTATATGCCTGCCGAGTGGGGAAAACATGAGGGGACATGGCTCCAATGGCCTCATGACAGAACCCATAGAGGTGAAGGTTACAGAGCTAAGTTGGATGATATTTGGGTAACGATGGCAAAGGAGCTTCATTACGGAGAAAATGTGCATATTGTTGTATATGATGAAGAAGAAAAAGTGCATGTCCAATCGAAGTTAATTGAAGCGAAAGTGAATATGGTTAAAATTGATTTCTTAATTCAAGAAACTGATGATATTTGGATCAGAGATAATGGGCCTATTTTTGTGAAAAATAAGGAAGGGGATTTTTCATTAACACATTGGATTTTCAATGGTTGGGGGAATAAATACCCGCATGAAAAAGACGCTGTTATTCCAGAGAAAATAAGTGAAATGTATAGCATTCCAAAAGTTGAATCAAGTGTCTGTCTAGAAGGTGGAGGAATAGAGATAAACGGAAATGGAACCTTAATGGCGGCAAAAACTTCTATTATAAATGAAAATCGAAATCCCACACTAAGTCAGGAAGAGATTGAAATGGAGTTAACGAAGTACTTGGGAGTAACGAATTTCATATGGATAACTGGTATTCGCGGTGAGGATAATTATGATGAAGATACGGATTACCATATTGATGGGGCAGCGCGTTTTGTAAATGAAAATACGATTCTTTATGAATATGATCCTTTTGGGGAAGGAGAGTCGTACCTTTTGGAGGCGCACGAAAAGCATTATCAAGAATTGCGACAAGCGAGAAATATAGATGGAAATCCATTTCAACTCATCCCAGTACCTGTAACAAGAAAAGTGGTAAAAGAGGCAGACTGTAAAGGTTCGTATTTGAATTTTTATATTGGCAATGAAGTTGTATTGGTTCCTATATACGGTGATGAACATGATAAGTTAGGGCTTCAAATTATTGAAGGGCAATTTCCAGGTAGAAGAGTTGTTGGTGTTTATGTAAATGAATTGTATGCGTATGGTGGTATGATTCATTGTGTGACGCAGCAGCATTTAGAATAA
- a CDS encoding amidohydrolase produces MKRKILLICLILSMIWISACTPEVGEGENGSSVLPNQLPKNVVFKNGTIYTSNGKQDILEAVAVKEGKITFVGSNKDVEEFINEDTKVVDLQGRFILPGFVDNHNHIFEAKSPAAGNCSVSPDASLQEQRSYLKACKKDVKTGEWISGTGFSLEELLKDMDEKSEQQTPLQVLNELFPNNPVLIMERTSHSVWVNSKALELAGINKDTKDPQGGRIIRDPETGEPFGILYDTAGDIVMEKAWNSQPNLFEKNYEGLLDGLDEVAKNGITTVGDGRLYWKRGWLDVWNKVNDEKKLTSRVVLRPWVYPNLNEAEQMEYFKKIKRDDVSSRMLINQVKMYSDGISINSTAKILEKYKFEWFQGTPYGLNYIPEEKMKWWLTELNKIGYGALIHAIGDGGVRESLNAIEAAKKEGANQPYTLTHVEMVEDSDIKRFTKLGISADFQVGHDFAEDPKQSWASTYFSDQQMKRIMPLGRIWKTGANVSLSSDWDVNELNPLVTISNALSIGEKGLSDVHAAIDAYTIKPAKALGLDNITGSIEVGKSADMVLLNEDITKMSADKIPNAKVLVTVLQGEVVYHKEK; encoded by the coding sequence ATGAAAAGAAAAATCTTACTTATTTGTCTAATTCTTAGTATGATATGGATCTCAGCGTGTACTCCTGAAGTAGGAGAAGGTGAGAATGGTAGCTCTGTTCTACCTAATCAGTTGCCGAAGAATGTAGTATTTAAAAATGGTACAATCTATACTTCAAATGGAAAGCAAGACATCCTAGAGGCTGTAGCCGTTAAAGAAGGGAAAATTACATTTGTTGGTTCAAACAAGGATGTAGAGGAATTTATAAATGAAGATACGAAAGTGGTGGATTTACAAGGGCGTTTTATCCTCCCTGGTTTTGTGGACAATCATAATCATATATTTGAAGCGAAATCACCAGCAGCAGGGAATTGTAGTGTATCACCAGATGCTTCGCTGCAAGAACAACGCTCGTATTTAAAAGCGTGTAAAAAAGATGTAAAGACAGGGGAATGGATAAGCGGAACTGGATTTAGTTTAGAAGAGCTGTTAAAAGATATGGACGAAAAATCAGAACAACAAACTCCATTACAAGTTCTAAATGAGTTATTTCCTAATAATCCAGTATTAATTATGGAAAGAACCTCTCATTCTGTATGGGTTAACTCGAAAGCATTGGAGTTAGCTGGGATAAATAAAGATACGAAAGATCCGCAAGGCGGAAGAATCATTCGAGATCCAGAGACAGGAGAACCGTTTGGGATTCTTTATGATACAGCTGGAGATATCGTGATGGAAAAAGCATGGAATTCCCAGCCGAACCTCTTTGAAAAAAACTATGAAGGTTTGTTGGACGGATTAGATGAGGTTGCGAAGAATGGTATTACTACAGTCGGTGATGGACGTCTCTATTGGAAGCGAGGCTGGTTAGATGTTTGGAATAAAGTAAATGATGAGAAAAAGCTAACGTCACGAGTAGTACTTCGTCCGTGGGTGTATCCGAATTTAAATGAAGCAGAACAAATGGAGTATTTCAAAAAAATTAAGCGTGATGATGTATCATCTCGAATGCTTATTAATCAAGTGAAAATGTATAGTGATGGAATTAGTATTAACAGCACAGCTAAAATACTAGAAAAATATAAATTTGAGTGGTTTCAAGGGACTCCATATGGTTTGAACTATATTCCAGAAGAAAAGATGAAGTGGTGGTTGACTGAACTTAATAAAATTGGTTACGGTGCATTAATCCACGCGATTGGAGACGGCGGGGTAAGAGAAAGTTTAAATGCAATTGAAGCAGCGAAAAAAGAAGGGGCAAATCAGCCTTATACGCTCACGCATGTGGAGATGGTAGAAGATAGTGATATAAAACGTTTTACTAAATTAGGTATTAGCGCTGATTTTCAAGTAGGTCATGATTTTGCGGAAGATCCAAAACAAAGCTGGGCAAGTACGTATTTTTCAGATCAACAGATGAAACGAATTATGCCGTTAGGACGAATTTGGAAAACAGGAGCAAATGTATCGCTTAGTAGTGATTGGGATGTAAATGAACTAAATCCACTTGTGACTATTTCGAATGCATTAAGCATTGGTGAGAAAGGCTTATCCGATGTACATGCAGCTATTGATGCTTATACAATTAAGCCAGCCAAAGCATTAGGTCTTGATAACATTACTGGCTCGATTGAAGTAGGGAAATCAGCTGATATGGTATTACTAAATGAAGATATTACTAAAATGAGTGCCGATAAGATTCCGAATGCGAAAGTTTTAGTGACGGTTTTACAAGGAGAAGTAGTGTATCACAAGGAGAAATAG
- a CDS encoding MerR family transcriptional regulator yields the protein MYTITEFSRICKMSTRMLRHYDKEEILKPAYVNPVNGYRYYEQGQLEIALKIKKLREYKFPLPKIKTILKSSDQDSFITHMQSQIIELSHEVKQNLQVISEMNEMVSMNNGLNIARHRSYDILIGMRNEMTVIAQRLQIDIDDMDDYFYSLYEKVQKNSLRIVGSPSTVFYDEEYIPNHSDIELRIPIMAEDNKGVLQECEVNKLNGHQIVTTMHYGSYDYIGYAYIALEEWVERNGYVINNAPYEVYIKGPECDCLVEEYVTQICFLVTKIE from the coding sequence ATGTATACAATTACTGAATTTTCACGGATTTGTAAAATGAGTACACGAATGTTAAGGCATTATGATAAAGAGGAAATATTGAAACCAGCATATGTGAATCCGGTAAATGGATATAGATATTATGAGCAAGGGCAGCTTGAAATAGCGTTGAAAATTAAAAAGCTAAGGGAGTACAAATTCCCTTTACCGAAAATTAAAACAATTCTTAAATCATCAGATCAAGATTCATTTATTACACATATGCAATCGCAAATTATAGAGTTGTCTCATGAGGTGAAACAAAATTTACAGGTTATTTCAGAAATGAATGAAATGGTAAGTATGAATAATGGTTTAAATATTGCTCGTCATAGAAGTTACGATATATTAATTGGAATGAGAAATGAAATGACGGTAATTGCTCAAAGACTGCAAATAGATATAGATGATATGGATGATTATTTTTATTCCTTATATGAAAAAGTACAAAAAAACAGCTTACGAATAGTCGGTTCTCCATCCACAGTTTTTTATGATGAAGAGTATATTCCAAATCACAGCGATATTGAATTAAGAATTCCGATTATGGCTGAGGATAATAAAGGCGTATTACAAGAGTGCGAAGTAAACAAGCTAAATGGGCATCAAATCGTTACTACTATGCATTATGGTAGTTATGACTATATAGGTTACGCTTATATAGCGTTAGAAGAATGGGTTGAAAGAAATGGTTATGTAATAAATAATGCGCCATATGAGGTCTATATAAAAGGACCTGAATGTGATTGTTTAGTAGAGGAGTATGTGACACAAATTTGTTTTTTAGTTACGAAAATAGAATGA
- a CDS encoding agmatine deiminase family protein: MEQKHNGIIFTAIPDKSNEYYRPFYEDLIYFNEYLNENKAFTDQLISLSVEEQDFHTSFFEYDDIWLRDVAPVVTNHLVKFKYQPNYLPKDQGRYLDQQFNKWLKKNDFEYVTSPLILDGGNFIWNKKDTVILTERIFDDNYDWTEEEIIEQLEWDLDVSRVIIIPAEEGDVLAHADGMVKFIDEHTMFISDFLGDHEFRYNVQEIIQEQMPEAEFIVVPSSYTEKGQYDQEIASAKGLYINMLETCDTLYVPKFGLAKDEEVLRYIQQCTEKQAIQIHVGEISTMGGAMNCLTWYCPSHLLPSKMKRLNDQSEGSSIRKIFDWF, from the coding sequence ATGGAACAAAAACATAATGGAATTATTTTTACTGCAATACCAGATAAATCGAATGAATATTATCGACCATTTTATGAAGACTTGATTTATTTTAATGAATATTTAAACGAAAACAAAGCATTTACCGATCAACTTATATCTTTATCTGTTGAAGAGCAAGACTTTCATACAAGCTTTTTTGAGTATGATGATATTTGGCTAAGAGATGTTGCACCAGTTGTAACAAATCATCTAGTTAAATTTAAATATCAACCAAATTACTTACCTAAAGATCAAGGGCGATATTTAGATCAACAATTTAATAAATGGTTGAAAAAGAACGACTTTGAATATGTGACATCTCCATTGATATTAGACGGTGGAAATTTTATTTGGAATAAAAAAGATACTGTAATATTAACGGAACGCATATTTGATGATAATTATGATTGGACGGAAGAAGAAATTATAGAGCAACTGGAATGGGATTTAGATGTGAGTCGGGTTATTATTATTCCTGCTGAAGAGGGAGATGTACTTGCACACGCAGACGGAATGGTTAAATTTATTGATGAACATACAATGTTTATTAGTGACTTTTTAGGGGATCATGAATTTAGATATAATGTTCAAGAAATTATTCAAGAGCAAATGCCAGAAGCTGAATTTATAGTTGTTCCTTCATCATATACAGAGAAAGGACAATATGATCAAGAAATAGCATCGGCAAAAGGTTTGTATATAAATATGTTAGAAACATGTGATACGCTTTACGTTCCTAAGTTTGGATTAGCTAAAGATGAGGAAGTTTTACGATATATTCAACAGTGTACTGAGAAACAAGCTATTCAAATTCATGTAGGAGAAATATCGACAATGGGAGGCGCGATGAATTGTTTAACGTGGTATTGTCCTAGTCATTTGTTACCTTCAAAAATGAAAAGACTGAACGATCAGAGTGAAGGTTCTTCAATCAGAAAAATATTTGATTGGTTTTAA